One window of Corvus moneduloides isolate bCorMon1 chromosome 13, bCorMon1.pri, whole genome shotgun sequence genomic DNA carries:
- the SH3GL3 gene encoding endophilin-A3 isoform X2, with amino-acid sequence MSVAGLKKQFHKASQLFSEKISGAEGTKLDEEFQEMERKIDVTNKAVTELLSKSTEYLQPNPAYRAKLGMLNTMSKIRGQVKTTGYPQTEGLLGDCMIRYGRELGDDSMFGLALLDAGESMKQMAEVKDSLDINVKQNFIDPLQLLQDKDLKEIGHHLKKLEGRRLDYDYKKKRFGKIPDEEVKQAVEKFEESKELAERSMFNFLENDVEQVSQLAVFVEAALDYHKQSTEILEDLQSKLQNRINVASSRPKREFKPKPVITTTLEIGDNQQHNGIAYSSSIKSSGSSVHMDQPCCQALYDFEPENEGELGFKEGDIITLTNQIDENWYEGMLNGESGFFPINYVEVIVPLPQ; translated from the exons ttattcagtgaaaaaataagcGGAGCAGAAGGAACAAAGTTAGATGAGGAATTTCAAGAGATGGAAAGG aaaattgaTGTTACTAATAAAGCAGTAACAGAGCTTCTGTCCAAATCCACGGAGTATCTTCAGCCAAATCCAG CATACAGAGCCAAGCTGGGGATGCTGAACACTATGTCAAAGATCAGAGGACAAGTTAAAACCACAGGCTACCCCCAGACAGAGGGACTCCTGGGAGACTGCATGATACGGTATGGCAGAGAGCTGGGCGATGATTCTATGTTTG GCCTTGCACTACTGGATGCTGGTGAGAGCATGAAGCAAATGGCAGAAGTGAAGGACTCGCTTGACATTAACgtcaaacaaaattttattgaTCCTCTACAGTTGTTGCAGGACAAAGATTTAAAAGAGATTGGG CACCACTTGAAGAAACTGGAAGGACGCCGCTTGGATTATGATTATAAAAAGAAGCGTTTTGGAAAGATACCGGATGAAGAAGTTAAACAAGCAGTAGAAAAATTTGAAGAGTCAAAGGAACTGGCTGAAAGAAGCATGTTCAATTTCTTAGAAAATGAT GTAGAACAAGTCAGCCAGTTGGCTGTGTTTGTAGAAGCAGCACTAGATTACCATAAACAATCCACAGAAATTTTGGAGGATCTGCAGAGCAAGCTGCAAAACCG AATAAATGTAGCATCTAGTCGGCCTAAGCGTGAATTTAAGCCAAAGCCTGTAATAACTACAACTCTGGAAATTGGTGATAATCAACAGCACAATGGGATTGCCTATAGTTCTTCCATAAAGTCGTCAG GTTCTTCAGTGCACATGGATCAGCCTTGCTGCCAAGCTCTCTATGACTTTGAGCCAGAAAATGAAGGCGAGCTTGGGTTTAAGGAAGGGGACATCATAACTTTGACCAATCAGATTGATGAGAATTGGTATGAGGGGATGTTAAATGGAGAGTCTGGCTTCTTCCCCATTAATTATGTTGAAGTGATAGTTCCCTTGCCTCAGTGA
- the SH3GL3 gene encoding endophilin-A3 isoform X3 has protein sequence MERKIDVTNKAVTELLSKSTEYLQPNPAYRAKLGMLNTMSKIRGQVKTTGYPQTEGLLGDCMIRYGRELGDDSMFGLALLDAGESMKQMAEVKDSLDINVKQNFIDPLQLLQDKDLKEIGHHLKKLEGRRLDYDYKKKRFGKIPDEEVKQAVEKFEESKELAERSMFNFLENDVEQVSQLAVFVEAALDYHKQSTEILEDLQSKLQNRINVASSRPKREFKPKPVITTTLEIGDNQQHNGIAYSSSIKSSGSSVHMDQPCCQALYDFEPENEGELGFKEGDIITLTNQIDENWYEGMLNGESGFFPINYVEVIVPLPQ, from the exons ATGGAAAGG aaaattgaTGTTACTAATAAAGCAGTAACAGAGCTTCTGTCCAAATCCACGGAGTATCTTCAGCCAAATCCAG CATACAGAGCCAAGCTGGGGATGCTGAACACTATGTCAAAGATCAGAGGACAAGTTAAAACCACAGGCTACCCCCAGACAGAGGGACTCCTGGGAGACTGCATGATACGGTATGGCAGAGAGCTGGGCGATGATTCTATGTTTG GCCTTGCACTACTGGATGCTGGTGAGAGCATGAAGCAAATGGCAGAAGTGAAGGACTCGCTTGACATTAACgtcaaacaaaattttattgaTCCTCTACAGTTGTTGCAGGACAAAGATTTAAAAGAGATTGGG CACCACTTGAAGAAACTGGAAGGACGCCGCTTGGATTATGATTATAAAAAGAAGCGTTTTGGAAAGATACCGGATGAAGAAGTTAAACAAGCAGTAGAAAAATTTGAAGAGTCAAAGGAACTGGCTGAAAGAAGCATGTTCAATTTCTTAGAAAATGAT GTAGAACAAGTCAGCCAGTTGGCTGTGTTTGTAGAAGCAGCACTAGATTACCATAAACAATCCACAGAAATTTTGGAGGATCTGCAGAGCAAGCTGCAAAACCG AATAAATGTAGCATCTAGTCGGCCTAAGCGTGAATTTAAGCCAAAGCCTGTAATAACTACAACTCTGGAAATTGGTGATAATCAACAGCACAATGGGATTGCCTATAGTTCTTCCATAAAGTCGTCAG GTTCTTCAGTGCACATGGATCAGCCTTGCTGCCAAGCTCTCTATGACTTTGAGCCAGAAAATGAAGGCGAGCTTGGGTTTAAGGAAGGGGACATCATAACTTTGACCAATCAGATTGATGAGAATTGGTATGAGGGGATGTTAAATGGAGAGTCTGGCTTCTTCCCCATTAATTATGTTGAAGTGATAGTTCCCTTGCCTCAGTGA